The Sphingopyxis fribergensis genome contains a region encoding:
- a CDS encoding transporter, with amino-acid sequence MNGYVLTQITDDRQYGAIVGADGARTTVFAIGPALHADMRKAGIDLKILRVRRAQPQPGDQCLDKGRDRALICVYAVGIGRD; translated from the coding sequence GTGAACGGCTATGTCCTCACGCAAATCACCGACGACAGGCAATATGGCGCGATCGTGGGCGCCGATGGCGCGCGCACCACGGTCTTTGCAATCGGGCCTGCACTCCACGCCGATATGCGCAAGGCGGGAATCGATCTGAAGATCCTGCGCGTTCGGCGCGCGCAACCACAGCCAGGGGACCAGTGTCTTGATAAAGGCCGCGATAGGGCTCTGATCTGCGTGTACGCGGTCGGCATCGGCAGGGACTAG
- a CDS encoding restriction endonuclease codes for MLMDKDTDWILPASIPFADIKGRDLEECVYWLLDAMGARDLEWRIGGTGGGAADGGRDLEATFYIPGPDGEMEPQLWWIECKGRKGTVEPDEVKSAVNNSMQLANLAHLVIVTNSNFSNPTRDWVKQWQANHPHPRVKLWDQGTLERLLTQHPNVVLRLFSEALSPSGLLKVIRQRFWERLEYMPVKALRTFWSERNAIEIDPLDRFALIANEFAHGSINDRPWAAQATPKKLIQTVHIAFVNLPYLMVRVSRIGVDREPVLAALAHLIVAALQVTSADDLCRLLFDDCLALKGELFPDSVIDVILVPVIDRVAGEMQDVCAADCDRIMTSEPTTLVNAGDLIETYWRRLDPSGASEVPDETRHFRIERRDGPCKVGFELDRNHSCPLFDLDLKAANVREFLAIVERVSEARLAQARERAAEKAQEDALRDAARRADRN; via the coding sequence ATGCTGATGGACAAGGACACCGATTGGATACTCCCCGCCAGCATCCCTTTTGCGGATATCAAGGGACGGGATCTCGAAGAGTGCGTCTATTGGCTGCTCGACGCCATGGGCGCCCGGGACCTTGAATGGCGCATCGGCGGAACAGGGGGTGGGGCTGCAGATGGCGGGCGGGATCTGGAGGCGACCTTCTACATCCCCGGTCCCGATGGCGAGATGGAACCACAGCTCTGGTGGATCGAATGCAAGGGGCGCAAAGGCACCGTCGAGCCTGACGAGGTGAAGAGCGCCGTCAACAACAGCATGCAACTCGCGAATCTCGCCCATCTCGTCATCGTCACGAACAGCAACTTCTCCAACCCGACCCGCGACTGGGTCAAGCAATGGCAGGCGAACCATCCCCACCCTCGCGTCAAGCTCTGGGATCAGGGGACGCTGGAACGTCTCCTCACCCAGCATCCCAACGTCGTCCTGCGACTCTTCTCCGAGGCCCTGAGCCCGTCTGGCCTCCTCAAGGTGATCCGGCAGCGCTTCTGGGAACGGCTCGAATATATGCCCGTCAAAGCATTGCGCACCTTCTGGAGTGAACGCAACGCCATCGAAATCGACCCGCTCGACCGCTTCGCGCTTATCGCCAACGAGTTCGCACATGGCAGTATTAACGATCGCCCATGGGCAGCCCAGGCAACGCCCAAGAAGCTAATCCAGACCGTTCACATCGCCTTCGTGAACCTCCCATATCTCATGGTGCGCGTGAGCCGCATAGGGGTCGATCGCGAACCGGTCCTGGCAGCACTCGCACATCTTATCGTCGCTGCGCTTCAGGTCACCAGCGCCGACGATCTCTGCCGGCTGTTGTTCGACGATTGTCTGGCCCTGAAAGGTGAATTGTTTCCGGACTCAGTGATCGATGTGATTCTGGTGCCCGTCATCGATCGTGTTGCCGGCGAGATGCAGGACGTCTGTGCGGCAGATTGCGATCGCATCATGACCTCCGAACCGACGACGCTAGTCAACGCAGGTGACCTCATCGAAACCTATTGGCGCCGCCTCGATCCTTCGGGTGCATCGGAGGTACCCGACGAGACCAGGCATTTTCGGATCGAGCGACGTGACGGGCCGTGCAAGGTCGGCTTCGAGCTTGACCGTAACCACAGCTGTCCGCTCTTCGACCTCGACCTTAAGGCTGCCAATGTCCGCGAGTTTCTTGCTATAGTCGAACGCGTGTCTGAGGCGAGACTAGCTCAGGCGCGCGAGCGGGCCGCCGAGAAGGCGCAGGAGGACGCCCTGAGAGATGCCGCACGAAGGGCTGACCGCAACTGA